From Arachis hypogaea cultivar Tifrunner chromosome 3, arahy.Tifrunner.gnm2.J5K5, whole genome shotgun sequence:
TCACTCATCCTTGGGattctcttttcccttttttagatatagttttcttTTTGGCTTCCAAGCTCTTAAAGACCATTCCACAGGTAAAAAAACTAGTAATAGAgcctttttaattacctttggTATTTTCCACTATAATTCTTGGTGAATATGAATGTAGGCAGCAGCAACATCATGTTATGTGGCGACCCACCCAAGGTTGCATAACGTGAGTGGCAAGTACTTTGCAGATTGTAACGAGGCTGTAACATCAAAGTTGGGATCCAACTCAACCCAAGCTTCAAGGTTATGGGCCGTTTCTGAATTCATGCTCACCAGGGGTCCTAAAGCTGCCTTTGACCTACTCAATCACCTTCACTTTTGATTCTCTTGCTGGGGCCAATGCAAAAAGACACAGCtatagaattaggattttatggtAAACAAAAAGATAAATAGGTGTAGTACAGTGTAGTTGGAGATTGAAGCCACTTTGCAAcctaaaaaaaaagggaaggatTTTGTGCTCTCTTGATTTGATTAGACTCTACTGCAACTCAAGATAACAGGAAAGAATTAACTTTGCAGAGTCTTATGATCgatattgaattattgattaCTATATTTTGGTTCTCATTACTTAGGGTAAACGATAGGCATACTTGTTggttttatttagttaaaattttaagatGTATTTGCTATAGGTAGTACTAGTTAGATTGAGTAACTATGATGATTCAATGATTATATAGCTAGcttggattatatatatattaacatggTGGACCTTAGACTATAAGGGAAAGTACTTGGAAATACATTCGATTTTTTCTGTCAATATGATGTATGTATATGGGGATGTATGTTAATTAATTGTGCTTTAATTTGTGTATCTGGGTTTGCATAGTAGTACAAACATATAAACGAGAAAGTTCCTTTGGAgttgttataaatttataattaaattaagtgGACAATAAGAACATGGGGTCGGGTATCCCccatgtggtggtggtggttgttcgTGGAAGAGTATCTTTGATCTTTCTCATTTCTGCATGGGACCTACTAACATGCGCCCCGTGGAGGAGATGACAGCGTGCttctaaacaaataaaataaaatttatcaacttCAAATCAATTGACCAGTGTGGTATTAGTCATACTATTGGACAAATTAAGACAATAACAAATTCATAATTCACCTCtttgttaataatattttatttgaatcacatatgttgaaagttgaaacaaatGATATACCACAGGAGTATAATAATGGCAATAGATAATGTAACAAAATACATAATTGGTTTGTTATTGAGATAGAAAACAAAATCAAGCTTAttgattgttttatttttctcCACTGTGAAGATAGTTTTACTCAATGGAGTGGcagttgtttttgtattttttgttttttttttttttggtagtaCTAGTTTGATTAGTACTAGTACTCTTCCAATAGATAATGTTTCCCCCCTTGtaattacccaaaaaaaaaaatacttcccTCCTTTAGTGGCAGTTGTTTAAGCACTTAAAGAAAATTTTCCATAAATTATAAACCGGGCTTTATCCGTGGACTTGTACCAGTTTAGCCTTCCAAGGGAACAGGCCCATATGAATGGTCACAGTCAGGTCCAGTTACCAATGGATATTTTGATAAATGTAACATAAAAAATCCCTGTAGCGACCCGaagaaaaaataattgaaaacatgttagCACAATTATTTGTACTTAAATAAAAACTTTAActtatcacaaaaaaaaaactttaatttaatatttctatagtattttgaaaataaaaagcaaaataataaaataaatttattgtaaGTGTTATTTTGGGCGTTtcccaaatttaattttttaattgtctAAAGATTTAAACTCTTAAAAATAGTATActtattaacaaaatattttaccAGCTTTTCTAAGAATACTCATTAATAAGATGGTTGATTTATTTAAAGACGCAGTCAACGCAGACGTTTTTATAAATCATCCAATGATCTTACACTTAGTTGTCTTGGTCTTTGTGCCAAGGTATAGTCGATGGTGGAATGATTAGCCGTGAACTATTCATTGTCTTAGAATTTGTTTACAtcccattaaattattaaaaaaacatatctttctaagaaaacaattttttagtgtatttaataaatttttaatataaaaaataaaaatactaaaaaatttatttaaaaaatattttcatataataaataaacaaaaattatttttacattgttatatttaaatctaattaataaataaaaaatattttgacatgaGATATATATCTAAATATCATGttacttttgtattttttattttttttaaaacaacactaaaaaaatatttttaaaactccccaaacaaaccctagaaaattatttgatattacaGCAAATATTAAAAGGgaattatttcatattttagaaaatttaaaggaaTGTTATATAATGAATGTGTTTACTTTTATAGTTTTAAGAATAAAACCTCACTCCTCCCTtaattatttggataagtgacaaTGCATctttcaataaaattaaaatgtcatGTCAATTCTTAAAAATTCATTTCATTAAATATAGATCTTCTGTTGACATCTCAGCCAATGCTCAATTGTTTAGGATAGATAGTTCTTGCGTAATCAGTTTTGTCCTAAATTAATACAAGTTCTTCAATTTTTGTTCATGAATTAGAAACTCTAACAAAGAATCATGAACTGCACAAATCAATTCTTAGCTTCAAATTACCGTTCATAGAGGTAGAGTGAGAGGACGATGGTCTTTGGAAGAGACACTTAAatccttatttattttaataagagATACTTAAACCCCTATGTATTTTAAGAAGAGACACTTAAATTTCTGTTAGCCCAACGAAATAAAATGGATAACGACCGACTTGGTATTTTGATTTCGCGTTACAGGACGGATTCACTTGTCAAAATAATTAGAGGACGCGGTGAGGTTTTTCTCTAGTTTTAAAGTGTCACATGCAATGTTATCTAATCTAACCACAATAAAATTTAGCCTAAATATTATAGTTATTAACGGAACCAAATCGATCATCAAGTGTGGAACCTGGAAATCTGGACAATTTGTTGTTGGTAAGTCATGACGCCATGCCTCTTTCAGAGGTGGCAATAACTTGTGACGATGCAGTCTTTGTTTCGAAGAATCCCACCATAGTATTAGTAATGCCCGCtttatttaattccctttaaATTGATGCAGAttcttcttttcttgtcttcAGACAAAGGAACAACTACTGTCTTGCAAATGAATAATACAGTACACTTTGGAGTTCTTTACTTAATTATTGTGTCtatcaatttattttataatagtttatattttcCCTCACATGTAAGCAACAGTATTTTGATAATACCTCAATTTCATGTCATAATACTTATAACATGATAGctagttttagtgtaaaattaagCTAGGCATGAcatgataattatatttatttgtaaaagattttataattataagATCTTATatattcaaatcaatttttcatttgTATATTATGTCATATACtagggttttttatttaaataaattaaatcaatattttatctattgaaataaataattataaaattattacgaAAATACGTTTTCTAGTTTTATCTCGTTTACTTTGTAAAcaagatatatgtatttataaatataaaaatataatttttaaaaataataaaaaatattaataatttaaattaaatcaaactcttaaaaatgaaacgttcaaataatagaaaagatggacgattttaaataacataataaaaaagaTGGAGGTTTTAAAATACTATATGTGATTTTAACGATTAATGAAAGTATCACGTAATTTAAATAGATATTTATAATTGAAAGACGTATTTtcgtaataatttttataattatttattttattaaataaaatatttatttaattatttaaataaaaatttctatACTAGATGTTAATTTTAAAACAAAGTAATTTCACTAATTTGCCCTTTGTGGGCAGTTGGAAGTTGGGAGTTGGGAGTTGGGAGTTGGGACCACTAAAATGGTATAAGGATgaaatctattattattatttgattatttaaataCTACACACGTATCATGGAGTTCATACAGCGTGACAATTGATAATTATTAGGCACTATATCATGTGTAATAATTAGATCTTTCAAATCCATTGTACTCTGCATAATTATTTTACAATAATGTCTACTCAAACATATGTATCATTTAAAAGGATAAATTATTTTTCTAGCTTTTTATTTTGGAGGGTAGGGGGGACTGGAAAACTATTTTAATAGTTTGATACTGATTAGACAACATTATgttgtttcaaaaattaaaaatcttttaagATTTTCTGTATTCGTTGTTTTCCTCATTGGTAAGATTCGTGACAGGGAGATTCAGAATTATAATTTCATGTAAAAGACTTAAATTTCTACAACTAATTTACTCTTAGCATTGTTCACTCTATTTGTGCTAGTATCACCTCTTTTTAGATGTTTGCCTGCTTCATTAGTAATTTTGACAATAAGCCAATAGCCTTGTTCATTTCTTATGTATTCTTTATTTCTCATTTCTTACCTTTGAATTTGAGGGAAAAATATTCTctgttatatatatatctatatttctCATGCTAGGAAGTTTTGTTAAATTAGTtacataataatataatagaatatataataattaaagatGAATAATCTTCGTCATCTTGATAGTTAGGCAGAGCGACCTTCCCTAAGCACGTGGCACGAACGTTCCTTCACATTCGTCATTCATTACACATTGGAATTGGACGGAAAAAAAGCATCTTTtcttctaatcaaatcaattcatGAAAAGATTAGGGTGGCCTTTCTCAAATTAGTTCATAAAAGTTTAGGCAACAAACAAGTACCGAGCATGCCGTGCCCTTTCCCACATTTAGGATGTGCAAACAAAAATTTCTTGTATAATTTAAAACTGAGTGTAATCTTTGTGTTTCTGTATACACTATACACCTCATGGTGGTGAATTACATTTGAATTATCGACCAGGACCatcggcaaaaaaaaaaaatgaaactacTTCACATCTTTTCAGTTGAGGGcccttaaaaattaaaagaatcatATAACCAACACTTATGACTCAGTATAAAGAATATTTTATGTGAGGGCAACAACCATAGTCACACCTATGCATGTGGCATTCATACAGAAGAATTGCCCTGGCAGCTATTATTACACTTGCAAACGATTGAGCTTTGCAATGCACCGAATTCCTTTGAATCCGAGAACCGTTTTGTAGCAAAGCAGAAAGCTTACCAACTTTAGAATGCACCATGACCATGAACCAAAGCATTGGTTCTTTTTTGGCTTCAAACACGAATTGGTAGGCCATAGTTTTGGTACACCCTTATGTGTCCATCCCATCCTGCTGTTACAATTACTTGGCCCCACATGTGAGAATTCGACATTCCCTTGCAAGCACTTCTCAAGAACTTGTACTCGGATTTATACATCTTAGGCGACACTATGGTTTGGCACGGATCTGCGAGTGCCTCCTCGGGCCAAGTTGGAGAAACCTTTGGGACTAACTCTGACAAAAATCCACGGCCCAAGAAGAAGCAATCCGGGGAAGAGAGGAATGACTTGTGATTGAAATCGTCCCTCAATGACGGGGACAAGAGTGTTCCTGGCATTTGTTCCATGCCGCACCAAGGTATGGCAATTGCTGCGTTGTGGGACAGAAAACACTCGGAAGACCAAACCTTCTTCGCCTTGGAAGTATTCCTGTCATGGCCATTGTAATTCCAGACACACACATTTGAATCCTCACTTACTGAAACAATGTGTTTCCCGTCCAATGTGAAGGAAGCATGCATCTGACCAGCACTTTTTAGGCCTGAAAAGTGAAAGAGAAGAGTGGTATGAATAATGATGTACTTTTGTCAAACTCTTATCCTACAGAGGGCATTTTATGGGATGTGCTTGAGGAGATTTTCAGAGAAAGAATGGATACGAGGACCTACCCTTAAATTTGTAGATGACATCAACTCCGGAAAGTATACAGACGTGTGAATCAGCAGAAGCAACCAACAATTGGCTTGTGTCGATTGGCGAAAACTGAAATGATAAGATTATAATCACTATTTGACAAAGGAAGGATGATTACAAATCAGAAAAAGGGAATGACAGAGACAACTAACCTGAAAGCCAGTAATCctctttcctgctgtcttctttTTGCCCCATAAGTTTAATTGAGCATTCAATTGCATATGATCAtctaaacaagtaaaagaaaaaggatAAAAATGAGAGTTAGAAACTAAAAAGTTATGGGAGAAAATTATGGGTTAAGGGAAAAATTAAAAGCAGCAAAACTATTATTTGAAAAACATATGCATTTCTACTTCCTATTCCTCCCGGCAAAATATATGCATACCTATTATATCATAGAAACGGCAATTGCCTGCCATAGTACCCATAATTGTGCCCTGCAAAAATAAGCAAACAAATTTTAGGTCTTagtaacaaaggaaaaaaaattcacCAAGCATGTTTTACTGCTAAAATTATAACATAACAGACCTTTCCATCAGGGCGGAAGCACACAGCAGTGACTATCTCTCTGATATCAATGTAATCAATAACCCGGCAACGAAGAACTTCCCAGATACGCACTTTACCATCAATTGAACCACTGATGAAGATGTTGTCATTTATGGGATTGAAATGCACACATGTAACTGCATCAAAGACAACAAGTACAACAGTATTGTTTAGCAAAACAACACACTGTAAGGAAGAAATTATACAGGCAGACACATGGAACAAACAATATTATCCAAAATTGTTCATATGTTTACATAAGGCAGAAGAGGCTCACCATAATTATTGTGGGAAAAAACACCAAGGCAGCTGTCTGTTCCAACTTGCCATAGGCGGACTGTCTTATCAACAGATGATGACAGTAGCAACTGCAGCAAATAAAATACGAGTATAAAGAACAGAAAGTTCCAAATCATAAGCAAATATAAGGATAAGACATACAAGAGTAATTGGATTCTTTAGGAAACTAACCCCTCTCTTCGACCATGAAAGGTCTAAAATGTCACCACTGTGGCCATGGAACTCGTGCAAAGGTTTCCCTGATATTCGGAAGGTCTTTGGTGGGATAATCACACAGGTTGAATCAGATGATCTCCTCAACTTCTCTGTTGTAACTAATTTTTCTTTATCTACATCAAGGGGAGTTACAAATGAATAAGTGTTCATTTTGAAGTATATACTTGAGGGATCATTGTCCAAAATGTGCAATTCACTCGATCTTTCATCCTCAACCACCTTCCACACACGTACAACGCCATCTTCACCACCGCTAGCCAAATATTTTCCATCAAGGCTGAACTTCATTGTCAAAATAATACCCTTATGTGCTTTAAACTCCTGCTCAGTGTAAACAGAGGAGAGCTCCTTAAATCGCTTCCCATGTGTATGAACTCGAACTCTTTGGATCCCAGTTACGTCTGAGGGATCAaagtctttgttcttcatttcatGAAGACCGTGATCATGAACAACACAAGCCACAACACCCAACTTCCTTAGCCAACCCCTCTTCACTCTCTTTTTTCTAGCAGCCAAAAATCTTGAGTTCTCAGCCTCCCTCTGCAAATATCTCCGAACCAAAGGTGACTGCCCAATATTTCTGTGAAACTCTTCCAAGCTAATCAATTGGTTAGACCCGACAACACGCAGTGTATTAGGTGTTCCATCTTGATCCAATTTATCCATAATGTACTGTGTCCCGTCATCCAAATTCTTTATCATACATGCCAAATTCTTATCACCCCCGGAATTTTCTAGTGAGCTCAAATTCGCACTCGACAAAGAATCCAATACAATCTGGCTTGAGGTAGAGGAAAGAGCACCCTCTGCAAAACCAGAAGTTCTTAGCACAGCCCCACTGGTGGCCGTGACTCGGTCAACTCCACGAGAGGATGGATCAGCCAAGTCGTCCTTTCCCATGACTGAATTCACATCCCAATCAGATTCTAAACCCACCCATCTTAGGAAATTGAGCCGTCTCTGGTGAACACTTTCAAGGTGGTTGTTGTTTGTCCAATCCGGGTACCAAGTGAAATGTCCATCCCTAGAACAAGATTCATCTGATTCTGACAAACTAGAACAACCATCAGAACCAGAACATAAATCCTCACGGGTATCATAGAATTGGTCCTCATCCCCTTCCATAACAACCCCCTCTTTTTCCCTTTCCCCAATTCCAACCGTATAATCCCAATCAGACAGAGATTCCTTTATTTGAaaccaaaaaacacaaaattacaCTTTACTTTATTTTGGGGAAAAGGGAATCCAAAACAGCTGCGAGGATGAAAAACCATGAATCAGGAACAAACAAACTAACGAGTCCAGAACCCCAAAAAACAGGTGGGGGAAATTGGAACATGAAGAgtgtaaaagagagaaaaagaaagtgtaTTGGCTGACCTGTGTGAGCGTCAAGTTTGAAGATTGAAGGAGAAATCGGAGCAAAATCATAGGGATCTTCGCTTCATGTTTCCGTGTTGTGTTGCGAAAGTCTGCACTGTTCATCCACAGGGATACCTAACCACACCCACTTCTGGTacggcagagagagagagagagaagcctcAAAAATAAGCCacgaaatgaaaaaataaaaaaaaaaaaagaagagagtttGTTATTGAGGGAataatgaataaaataataatattgcgGAAAACATTGCCTCGTAATGAGGGTGTGTATGATGAAGTGCGAGTTGAACGAAGTTGGTCCAACGCCAACAATAACAACTACAACAGTAAATGTTGGATCTTCTTTTTGTGCATTTAGGACCaagtcctctctctctctcacattaaGATGTTGTTACCActctgaccaaaaaaaaaaagatgttacCACACAACACTTACTCTTCAACGAATCACATTCCTTGCTTTATTCCACCCTCTCTCTCTTCACTTTTATCGGTTCCTAATGCTTCCTCTATTTTTTATAAAACAGCCTTATTCTTTTTTATAGTAGTATTGCCTTCAATTTGATTtaattgattaaaatttattaattattcaattttaattgTGGGCAATCTATTTTTTAAGTATTCATAGAAATAAAATCAAGTTGAAGATTTATctctaacaaaaaataaatatctttttaagcTATTTATGAAATTGTCAATGTTGTTCCAATGTATTTATGTATCTATATAGTTTcaactaaattttaatttcagtAAAAAGGGACGCGGTTTGCTttgtaaacaaagaaaataattttaaaaaaatgtgcgCATAGTTGTTTTTAAAGGTAGATCAACTTTGAATACGAATTTAACAAAATCGCAGTTATATTTGTTACTAAAAATATACACATCGTTACATTTATTAGTGGATGGGCtggatcttctttttcttttttaataaagactcacatataattatttaattatttttaaatattaattttatatgaaaataattatacctaaatttttaattttgttttctttgtatttgatttagggaagctttttccttttcaaatttaaaaaaatattatatatatgtaatgccaaatatttttaatataaaaataaaaataatattttaattaaaatattgatatttaaaatgtattataatattataCATATACAGAAAatacagaaattattttttttatggatgAACTGGTGGTGTATTAGCGGTATATTGGCAAAGGAGAGAAATTACCGATGGGTAAAGCTCACTCTCAACACGCCAGGGGCATGGTGGCTGAGCCGGAGACAGACGTGGCGGCACGCCCTCAACACGCCAGGGGCATGGTGACTCAGTCGGAGAAACACGTGGCGGGACGCCCTCAACACGCCAGGGGCGTGCTGACTCATCACGCAGGGGGCGTGGTACTCGTGGCCTCGCCGAGTTCCAATGCTGCACCACGCAGGGGGCGTGTTGCAGGCCTGCCTGGATGCAGGGGACAGCCCCCACCCCGGGAACCAGCGCCAATATTGAAGCTATGTATATATGCAGTCCTCTTCGTGCTCTTCTTCTCCCATTTCATCACACACAAATTGCAGAGAGAAGGAAAGTGAGGAAAGTGCTGAAGCGTTGCTGCTGAAgctaaaaaaagagagaaggaaagaAAGTAGTGTGTCTGTGCAAGTGTATAGGCACTAGTGAGAATAGTGTAATGAGTAGTAGTTATTCggtg
This genomic window contains:
- the LOC112790741 gene encoding uncharacterized protein, encoding MEGDEDQFYDTREDLCSGSDGCSSLSESDESCSRDGHFTWYPDWTNNNHLESVHQRRLNFLRWVGLESDWDVNSVMGKDDLADPSSRGVDRVTATSGAVLRTSGFAEGALSSTSSQIVLDSLSSANLSSLENSGGDKNLACMIKNLDDGTQYIMDKLDQDGTPNTLRVVGSNQLISLEEFHRNIGQSPLVRRYLQREAENSRFLAARKKRVKRGWLRKLGVVACVVHDHGLHEMKNKDFDPSDVTGIQRVRVHTHGKRFKELSSVYTEQEFKAHKGIILTMKFSLDGKYLASGGEDGVVRVWKVVEDERSSELHILDNDPSSIYFKMNTYSFVTPLDVDKEKLVTTEKLRRSSDSTCVIIPPKTFRISGKPLHEFHGHSGDILDLSWSKRGLLLSSSVDKTVRLWQVGTDSCLGVFSHNNYVTCVHFNPINDNIFISGSIDGKVRIWEVLRCRVIDYIDIREIVTAVCFRPDGKGTIMGTMAGNCRFYDIIDDHMQLNAQLNLWGKKKTAGKRITGFQFSPIDTSQLLVASADSHVCILSGVDVIYKFKGLKSAGQMHASFTLDGKHIVSVSEDSNVCVWNYNGHDRNTSKAKKVWSSECFLSHNAAIAIPWCGMEQMPGTLLSPSLRDDFNHKSFLSSPDCFFLGRGFLSELVPKVSPTWPEEALADPCQTIVSPKMYKSEYKFLRSACKGMSNSHMWGQVIVTAGWDGHIRVYQNYGLPIRV